A region of Kribbella sp. NBC_01245 DNA encodes the following proteins:
- a CDS encoding TetR/AcrR family transcriptional regulator yields MRSNPERRVALVDAAIEVLARDGARGLTYRAVDEAAGVPIGTATNYFANRDDLLGQASLRIHDRLGPDPAHLDQPPSREFLTKLIRFLRRRLTEDRTGYLALLELRLEATRRPELQQSLTRRVRANLQENLDLHQAAGLPGDRTTALVLYLAIGGLMVEHLTLPDVLDDEPIDELIGTVVRHVIGQSDSTNPSDRTPAAERTPAAGRSQAGQSPGAGSPPEERS; encoded by the coding sequence ATGAGGAGCAATCCCGAACGACGCGTCGCCCTGGTGGACGCGGCGATCGAGGTGCTGGCCCGCGACGGCGCTCGCGGTCTGACGTATCGCGCCGTCGATGAGGCGGCCGGGGTGCCGATCGGAACGGCGACGAACTACTTCGCGAATCGGGACGACCTGCTCGGCCAGGCGAGTTTGCGGATCCACGATCGCCTCGGGCCCGATCCGGCCCATCTGGACCAGCCGCCTTCCCGGGAGTTCCTGACCAAGCTGATTCGGTTCCTGCGGCGCCGCCTGACCGAGGATCGCACCGGCTATCTCGCCCTGCTCGAGCTGCGCTTGGAGGCGACCCGAAGACCCGAGCTGCAACAGTCATTGACCCGCCGGGTCCGGGCCAACCTGCAGGAGAATCTCGATCTCCACCAAGCAGCCGGCCTACCCGGCGACCGCACCACCGCCCTGGTCCTCTACCTGGCCATCGGCGGCTTGATGGTCGAGCACCTCACCCTGCCCGACGTCCTCGACGATGAGCCGATCGACGAACTGATCGGAACCGTCGTGCGCCACGTCATCGGCCAGTCAGACTCCACCAACCCGTCAGACCGGACCCCGGCAGCGGAACGGACCCCGGCGGCGGGGCGGTCTCAGGCGGGGCAGTCTCCAGGGGCGGGGTCGCCCCCGGAGGAGCGGTCGTGA
- a CDS encoding dihydrofolate reductase family protein: MRELTYFTASTLDGFVADPSGGDPTDTSPGGFFLSQGDHSEPLITAYPETLPGVVREHLGLDAENKVFDTVLMGRKTWELGVRMGSANPYPRLRTVVFSRQGRQSPEVEFVARDPVEAVRELKQGSGLGIWLCGGGGLAESLWSEIDVLVVKVNPVLIGAGIKLFDGGGFDIRRLHLIDHQVYDSGVAVMTYRKA; encoded by the coding sequence ATGCGAGAACTGACTTACTTCACCGCGTCGACACTCGACGGTTTCGTGGCCGATCCCTCGGGCGGGGATCCAACCGATACGAGCCCGGGCGGGTTCTTCCTCAGTCAGGGTGATCACTCCGAGCCGCTGATCACCGCCTACCCGGAGACGTTGCCGGGCGTCGTCCGGGAGCATCTCGGTCTCGACGCGGAGAACAAGGTTTTCGACACGGTCCTGATGGGCCGCAAGACCTGGGAGCTCGGCGTGCGGATGGGCTCGGCGAATCCCTATCCCCGGTTGCGAACCGTCGTTTTCTCCCGGCAGGGCAGGCAAAGTCCGGAGGTCGAGTTCGTTGCGCGCGATCCAGTGGAGGCCGTGCGAGAGCTCAAGCAGGGCAGCGGTCTGGGCATCTGGTTATGCGGCGGCGGCGGTTTGGCTGAGTCACTGTGGTCCGAGATCGACGTGCTGGTGGTGAAAGTGAATCCGGTGCTGATCGGTGCCGGGATCAAGCTTTTCGATGGCGGCGGGTTCGACATTCGCCGGCTGCACTTGATCGACCATCAGGTGTACGACAGCGGAGTGGCGGTGATGACCTATCGCAAGGCGTGA
- a CDS encoding 4-hydroxy-3-methylbut-2-enyl diphosphate reductase yields MGVVTAQPETTVSTTTAPTGKRVLLAAPRGYCAGVDRAVVAVEKALDLYGPPVYVRKEIVHNKHVVQTLERRGAIFVEETDEVPEGETVIFSAHGVAPVVHQEAAARQLKTIDATCPLVTKVHIEAKRFAADDFDILLIGHDGHEEVIGTSGEAPEHVTLVDGPADVPNVVVRDPEKVVWLSQTTLSVDETMETVRRLRERFPSLQDPPSDDICYATQNRQVAVKKLAPEVELMLVVGSRNSSNSVRLVEVAIEHGANAGYLVDYADEIDEAWLEGVQSVGLTSGASVPEVLVRDVLSWLAERGYGEVQEVTTAEESLVFSLPRELRSELKARGLATTGVSDRA; encoded by the coding sequence ATGGGGGTCGTGACTGCCCAGCCTGAGACCACCGTTTCGACGACGACCGCGCCTACGGGGAAGCGGGTTCTGCTCGCGGCTCCGCGTGGATACTGCGCCGGCGTCGACCGGGCCGTGGTGGCGGTCGAGAAGGCCCTGGATCTGTACGGTCCGCCGGTCTACGTGCGCAAGGAGATCGTGCACAACAAGCATGTCGTGCAGACACTCGAGCGTCGCGGCGCGATCTTCGTCGAGGAGACCGACGAGGTGCCCGAGGGCGAGACCGTGATCTTCTCCGCCCATGGTGTCGCCCCGGTGGTGCACCAGGAGGCGGCGGCCCGGCAGCTCAAGACGATCGACGCGACCTGCCCGCTGGTGACCAAGGTTCACATCGAGGCGAAGCGGTTCGCGGCCGACGACTTCGACATCCTGCTGATCGGTCACGACGGCCACGAAGAGGTCATCGGGACCAGCGGCGAGGCCCCGGAGCACGTCACGCTCGTCGACGGCCCGGCCGACGTGCCGAATGTGGTGGTGCGCGATCCGGAGAAGGTCGTCTGGCTGTCGCAGACCACCCTGTCGGTCGACGAGACGATGGAGACGGTGCGACGCCTGCGCGAGCGCTTCCCGTCGCTGCAGGACCCGCCCAGCGACGACATCTGCTACGCCACCCAGAACCGGCAGGTCGCAGTCAAGAAGCTCGCGCCGGAGGTCGAGCTGATGCTCGTCGTCGGCTCGCGCAACTCGTCGAACTCGGTCCGCCTGGTCGAGGTCGCCATCGAGCACGGCGCGAACGCCGGCTACCTGGTCGACTACGCCGACGAGATCGACGAAGCCTGGCTCGAGGGCGTTCAGTCGGTCGGCCTGACCAGTGGCGCGAGCGTTCCCGAGGTGCTGGTCCGCGACGTGCTGAGCTGGCTGGCCGAGCGCGGCTACGGCGAGGTGCAAGAGGTCACCACCGCCGAGGAGAGCCTGGTCTTCTCCCTCCCTCGCGAACTCCGCTCCGAACTCAAAGCCCGCGGCCTAGCCACCACCGGCGTCTCCGACCGCGCCTAA
- a CDS encoding SigE family RNA polymerase sigma factor → MDPGLDEEFAEFVDGRFGALQRFGYLLTGEWHLAEDLVQTSLTKVWFHRRSLRDGNALESYTRTVMVNTSTQWWRRKWKGETPTETLPEASTSSAYSSVDERDRLLRALATLPRRTRAALVLRYFEDLPDAEIAAVMGCSASTVKSTISRGLAKLRELDLLTDEPLPLTADRRADR, encoded by the coding sequence ATGGACCCGGGGCTGGATGAGGAGTTCGCCGAGTTCGTGGATGGGCGGTTCGGCGCGTTGCAGCGGTTCGGCTATCTGCTGACCGGCGAATGGCATCTGGCCGAGGACCTGGTGCAGACCTCGTTGACCAAGGTGTGGTTCCACCGGCGATCTCTGCGCGACGGGAACGCGCTGGAGAGCTATACCCGCACTGTGATGGTCAACACCAGTACGCAATGGTGGCGCCGCAAGTGGAAGGGCGAGACTCCGACCGAGACGCTCCCGGAGGCGAGTACCTCCTCGGCGTACAGCTCGGTGGATGAGCGAGACCGCCTGCTGCGGGCGCTCGCGACCCTGCCACGGCGGACCCGCGCCGCGCTCGTGTTGCGCTACTTCGAGGATCTGCCGGATGCCGAAATCGCCGCGGTGATGGGCTGTTCGGCCAGCACGGTGAAGAGCACGATCTCGCGCGGTCTGGCGAAACTGCGCGAACTCGATCTGCTCACCGATGAGCCGTTGCCACTGACCGCCGACAGGAGGGCTGACCGATGA